The following are encoded together in the Pygocentrus nattereri isolate fPygNat1 chromosome 15, fPygNat1.pri, whole genome shotgun sequence genome:
- the rplp2l gene encoding ribosomal protein, large P2, like: MRYVAAYLLAALGGKDNPSASDIKKILESVGIEADETRMSKVVSELSGKKVEDVIAQGYGKLASMPAGGAVAVATSAAPGAGGAAAPAAAAEEKKEEKKEESEESDDDMGFGLFD; encoded by the exons ATGCGTTACGTTGCTGCTTACCTGCTCGCTGCCCTCGGGGGCAAGGACAACCCCAGCGCCAGTGACATCAAGAAGATCCTGGAGAGCGTTGGCATTGAGGCTGATGAGACTCGCATGAGCAAG GTCGTGTCAGAACTCAGTGGCAAGAAAGTTGAAGATGTGATTGCCCAAG GCTATGGTAAACTGGCCAGCATGCCCGCTGGTGGCGCTGTGGCTGTAGCCACCTCTGCTGCGCCCGGCGCTGGAGGAGCTGCTGCACCTGCTGCAG CGGCtgaggagaagaaggaagagaagaaagaggagtcCGAGGAATCCGATGACGACATGGGATTCGGACTGTTTGACTAA
- the fth1a gene encoding ferritin, heavy polypeptide 1a, which yields MSSQVRQNFHQDCEAAINRQINLELYASYVYLSMAYYFDRDDQALHNFAKFFRKQSHEEREHAEKLMKLQNQRGGRIFLQDIRKPERDEWGSGVEALECALQLEKSVNQSLLDLHKVSSERNDPHMCDFIETHYLDEQVKSIKELADWVSNLRRMGAPQNGMAEYLFDKHTLGHESS from the exons ATGAGCTCTCAAGTGAGACAGAATTTCCATCAGGACTGCGAGGCTGCCATCAACCGGCAGATCAACCTGGAGCTGTATGCCTCCTACGTCTACCTGTCTATG GCATACTACTTTGACCGGGATGACCAGGCTCTCCACAACTTTGCCAAGTTTTTCCGCAAGCAGTCTCATGAGGAGCGAGAGCATGCTGAGAAACTAATGAAACTTCAGAACCAGAGGGGAGGAAGGATCTTCCTGCAGGACATCAGG AAACCTGAGCGTGACGAGTGGGGCAGTGGAGTGGAGGCACTGGAGTGTGCCCTGCagctggagaagagcgtcaacCAATCTCTGCTAGACCTCCACAAGGTCTCCTCTGAGCGCAACGACCCTCAT ATGTGTGACTTCATTGAGACGCACTACCTGGACGAACAGGTGAAGTCCATCAAGGAGCTGGCCGACTGGGTGTCCAACCTGCGCCGCATGGGCGCTCCTCAGAACGGCATGGCCGAGTACTTGTTCGATAAGCACACACTGGGCCACGAGAGCAGCTAA